A single window of Candidatus Thermoplasmatota archaeon DNA harbors:
- a CDS encoding ion transporter, with the protein MPETFRAKTHHVLEITGTSDRWTSAVNAFLIALIALNVVALVLETVAWIEAQYEGLFRAFEMVSVAIFTVEYVLRLWSAPEAPGFSHPIMGRLRYALTPYLLVDLIAIIPAYLPLLVALDTRFVRVLRLVRLLRVFKLGRYTDSLSLFARIVRERRHDLMSGFALLLMTLLVMSSLVYFAEHEAQPEKFPSIPDSFWWGIVTLTTVGYGDVSPVTPVGKLLGGFTAVIGIGVIALPAAILATAFLEELQNRRAGPKPCPHCGKDTNPVTLTPGTGAVEPAPVTLEVKPR; encoded by the coding sequence ATGCCCGAGACCTTCCGAGCCAAGACGCACCACGTCCTCGAGATCACGGGCACGAGCGACCGGTGGACGAGCGCCGTCAACGCCTTCCTCATCGCGCTCATCGCCCTCAACGTCGTCGCGCTCGTCCTCGAGACGGTGGCCTGGATCGAAGCCCAGTACGAAGGCCTCTTCCGCGCGTTCGAAATGGTCTCGGTCGCGATCTTCACCGTCGAATACGTCCTCCGTCTATGGTCGGCGCCGGAAGCTCCGGGCTTCTCGCATCCGATCATGGGGCGCCTGCGCTACGCGCTCACGCCGTACCTGCTCGTCGATCTCATCGCGATCATTCCCGCCTACCTGCCCCTCCTCGTCGCGCTCGACACGCGGTTCGTCCGCGTCCTGAGGCTCGTGCGGCTCCTGCGCGTGTTCAAGCTCGGGCGCTACACGGACTCGCTCAGCCTATTCGCCCGCATCGTCCGCGAGCGCCGGCACGACCTCATGAGCGGCTTCGCGCTGCTCCTCATGACGCTCCTCGTGATGTCGAGCCTCGTCTACTTCGCGGAGCACGAGGCGCAGCCGGAGAAGTTCCCCTCGATTCCCGACAGCTTCTGGTGGGGCATCGTCACGCTCACGACCGTCGGGTACGGCGACGTGTCGCCCGTGACGCCCGTCGGGAAGCTCCTCGGCGGCTTCACGGCCGTGATCGGTATCGGCGTCATCGCGCTTCCGGCCGCCATCCTCGCGACGGCGTTCCTTGAGGAGCTCCAGAACCGGCGCGCGGGGCCCAAGCCCTGCCCCCACTGCGGGAAGGACACGAATCCCGTGACCTTGACCCCGGGGACGGGCGCCGTCGAGCCGGCGCCCGTCACCCTCGAGGTGAAGCCCCGATGA
- a CDS encoding ZIP family metal transporter — MDPIVTAVLLGLYVGVIPVYLGLFPAPLMRRLGDKWLDGLVALSVGVLLFLLIDVAAEGMEMGNKLNAAMQVPAAGDASVPPIDEALFGLVGPALAPWLGPALVFVGLSAGILSLVWVANRRGAAVAASEDPAARRLRLAALVALGIGLHNLGEGLAVGAAVAGGNMALAGLLVVGFALHNVTEGVAILAPASRDRLSLGRLAWLGGLAGVPTILGALLGILFFSNALGVLFFAIAAGAVLYVIVEVLLALGRDFSNSYVGYGGLIAGFAIMLLTAQFLLL; from the coding sequence ATGGATCCGATCGTCACCGCCGTGCTCCTCGGCCTCTATGTCGGGGTCATCCCCGTCTACCTCGGATTGTTTCCCGCGCCGCTCATGCGCCGCCTGGGCGACAAGTGGCTCGACGGCCTCGTCGCGCTCTCCGTCGGCGTCCTGCTGTTCCTCCTCATCGACGTCGCGGCCGAAGGCATGGAGATGGGCAACAAGCTGAACGCCGCCATGCAGGTGCCCGCCGCGGGCGACGCGAGCGTGCCGCCCATCGACGAGGCGCTCTTCGGCCTCGTGGGCCCGGCCCTCGCGCCGTGGCTCGGCCCGGCGCTCGTCTTCGTCGGTCTCTCGGCCGGCATCCTGAGCCTCGTCTGGGTGGCCAACCGACGCGGCGCGGCCGTCGCGGCCTCCGAGGACCCGGCGGCGCGCCGCCTCCGCCTCGCGGCGCTTGTCGCCCTCGGCATCGGCCTCCACAACCTCGGCGAGGGCCTCGCGGTCGGCGCCGCCGTCGCGGGCGGCAACATGGCGCTTGCGGGCCTCCTCGTCGTCGGCTTCGCGCTGCATAACGTCACCGAGGGCGTCGCCATCCTCGCGCCCGCCTCGCGGGACCGCCTGTCGCTCGGGCGCCTCGCGTGGCTCGGCGGGCTCGCGGGCGTGCCGACGATCCTCGGCGCGCTCCTCGGGATCCTCTTCTTCTCGAACGCGCTCGGCGTGCTGTTCTTCGCGATCGCCGCGGGCGCGGTCCTGTACGTGATCGTCGAGGTCCTTCTCGCGCTCGGGCGGGACTTCTCGAACTCCTACGTCGGGTACGGGGGCCTCATCGCGGGCTTCGCCATCATGCTCCTGACGGCTCAGTTCCTGCTGCTTTGA